The Coregonus clupeaformis isolate EN_2021a chromosome 18, ASM2061545v1, whole genome shotgun sequence genome has a segment encoding these proteins:
- the LOC121530794 gene encoding sushi domain-containing protein 2 — translation MPHRHNSVLIKMNRQGKYVEQLSTMRFKWRQSVLLLAVILGCISEITGQSCEGQCGETWETCSCHATCVSLLSCCGDYRQYCLQISPYSGTMMGGSVFSILNATFYPSKQEQLTCRFRGEIEVVGYTDGEGRGYCVSPLLLQSGWVPFDVSTDGRNFNSSGEYLSVHPSKMDAAFKVTLVNSTQWQYYGTPNTSGTLRMTWNPSLIGDKDSVNIELWGYREVNTTTANTTREEELSPLRAEWTYLYSLGRGLANSGSFSFTPKSSEKPYSDWEMGSVRVSSSIYSDGARNVRAVWSGAHALAWHLEEAFRQDSAAWALDRCLTWDVLEKSLPNFLEEVVDCPCTLAQARADTGRFHTDYGCDMEKGSVCTYHPGSVHCVRAIQASPMYRAGQQCCYDSTGAQVLTGDSIGGSTPDRAHDWGSPPYRDPPRIPSLSHWMYDVLTFYYCCLWSDHCRIYFTHRPSSGCRQYTPPRAGAVLGDPHFITFDGVSYTFNGKGEYYLVLSPDRGLSVQGRTEQVKLENGTLSKATRLSAVAMKERSSDVIEVRQAEQQDQLEVLRNQQVLSFTEQRWMDLHGVFLYSPTPQNVTVMFSSGVGVEVRGREGGAMALTVLLPSDYANLTQGLLGQMNSDPLDDLLTSLGDVVFPDNPSPEEIFTFGAGWKTSNETSLFTYDTKYLLDTYYYVKHDPTFIPAFSVSSDPADPLVEDMLKMCFGEGAQFCKYDTMSTRSLVVGNATLLSFRSHETLMQDLESVVSCGWLATPRYGAKIGTRYLEGATVSFTCNSGHVLYGSPERTCLPSGEWTGEETSCVSDNVLGVVLGSVFSIATLITMGVMINLHFRKQKRERQEKLDGKVIYEHS, via the exons ATGCCACATCGTCATAACAGTGTGCTGATAAAAATGAATAGACAGGGAAAGTATGTAGAACAGCTGTCTACTATGAGGTTCAAGTGGAGACAGAGCGTCTTGCTCTTAGCAGTGATACTTGGATGCATTTCCGAAATAACTG GTCAATCATGTGAGGGACAGTGTGGTGAAACATGGGAGACGTGTTCATGCCATGCTACATGTGTGTCCCTCCTGAGCTGCTGTGGAGACTACAGGCAGTACTGTCTCCAGATCTCCCCGTACTCAGGGACCATGATGGGTGGAAGTGTCTTCTCTATTCTCAATGCCACCTTCTATCCAAGCAAGCAAGAGCAGCTCACCTGCAG GTTCAGGGGTGAGATAGAGGTAGTGGGTTACACTGACGGAGAAGGCAGGGGTTACTGTGTCTCCCCCTTACTGCTCCAGAGTGGATGGGTTCCCTTTGACGTCTCTACAGATGGCCGGAACTTCAACAGTTCTGGAGAATACCTGTCAG TCCACCCAAGTAAAATGGACGCTGCATTTAAAGTGACGCTGGTGAATTCAACACAGTGGCAATACTATGGCACCCCCAACACATCTGGAACACTGAGGATGACATGGAACCCTTCTCTGATTGGAGACAAGGACAGCGTCAACATAGAACTATGGGGCTACAGAGAGGTCAATACCACTACTGCTAATACTACACGGGAGGAAGAGTTGTCCCCCCTGAGGGCAGAATGGACCTACCTGTACTCTCTCGGTAGAGGCCTGGCCAACAGCGGCAGTTTCAGCTTCACCCCCAAGTCTTCCGAGAAGCCCTACTCTGACTGGGAGATGGGAAGTGTCAGAGTGAGCTCCAGTATCTACTCAGATGGAGCCAG GAACGTCAGGGCTGTGTGGAGTGGGGCCCATGCCTTGGCCTGGCACCTGGAGGAAGCCTTCAGGCAGGACTCCGCAGCCTGGGCCCTGGACAGGTGTCTGACCTGGGATGTCCTGGAGAAGAGCCTCCCTAACTTCCTGGAGGAAGTGGTGGACTGTCCCTGTACCCTGGCCCAGGCCCGCGCAGACACCGGCAGGTTCCAT ACTGACTACGGCTGTGACATGGAGAAGGGGAGTGTGTGTACGTACCACCCTGGCTCTGTACACTGTGTCCGAGCCATACAGGCAAG CCCTATGTACAGAGCAGGACAGCAGTGTTGCTATGACAGCACGGGGGCCCAGGTTCTGACAGGGGACTCGATTGGAGGCAGCACCCCAGATCGGGCCCACGACTGGGGCTCCCCTCCCTACAGAGACCCCCCTCGGATCCCCAGCCTCTCCCACTGGATGTACGACGTCCTGACATTCTACTACTGCTGTCTGTGGTCTGACCACTGCCGGATCTACTTTACACACAGACCCTCCAGCGGATGTAGACAATACACACCACCTAGAGCTG GTGCAGTCCTAGGGGACCCTCATTTTATAACGTTTGACGGTGTGAGCTACACCTTCAATGGGAAAGGAGAGTACTACCTGGTTCTCTCGCCAGACAGAGGGCTCAGTGTTCAGGGCCGGACAGAGCAGGTTAAACTAGAGAATG GTACATTATCCAAAGCTACCAGACTATCGGCGGTGGCTATGAAGGAGAGGAGCTCTGATGTCATAGAGGTGCGCCAGGCAGAGCAGCAGGACCAGCTGGAGGTGTTGAGGAACCAGCAGGTCCTCTCCTTCACAGAGCAGAGATGGATGGACCTACATG GTGTGTTCCTGTACTCCCCAACACCCCAGAACGTGACCGTCATGTTCTCCtctggggtgggggtggaggtacGGGGGCGAGAGGGGGGTGCCATGGCCCTTACCGTGCTGCTCCCCTCAGACTACGCCAACCTCACCCAGGGCTTGCTGGGACAAATGAACTCTGACCCCTTAGATGACCTCCTGACCAGCCTGGGAGATGTCGTCTTCCCTGACAACCCCAGCCCTGAGGAAATCTTCACCTTCGGAGCTGGCT GGAAAACCTCCAACGAGACGTCTCTGTTCACCTACGACACTAAGTACCTGTTGGACACGTACTACTACGTGAAACACGACCCAACCTTCATCCCAGCCTTTTCTGTGTCCAGTGACCCAGCTGACCCTCTGGTGGAGGACATGCTGAAGATGTGCTTCG GTGAGGGGGCCCAGTTCTGCAAGTACGACACCATGAGCACCCGTAGTCTGGTTGTGGGTAACGCCACCCTCCTGTCCTTCAGAAGTCACGAGACACTCATGCAAGACCTGGAGTCTG TGGTGTCCTGTGGGTGGCTGGCCACGCCGAGGTACGGTGCGAAGATAGGTACACGCTACCTAGAGGGGGCGACAGTGAGCTTCACCTGTAACAGTGGCCACGTCCTGTATGGATCCCCAGAACGCACCTGTCTACCCAGCggagagtggactggagaggaaacctcctgtgtctctg